From Triticum aestivum cultivar Chinese Spring chromosome 4A, IWGSC CS RefSeq v2.1, whole genome shotgun sequence, a single genomic window includes:
- the LOC123083083 gene encoding purine permease 3: MATITASASSAMQEAAKTPTASPPRATAASTASPARYRPSPLVIFSACLVLIGAGGPLLLRVYFVHGGQRLWLSALLQISGWPLLLPPLCVSLFRGRRHGIANLLLPLRLVVAAAVLGGFYAVSCYVYAMGSQALPLSTSSLLLATQLAFTAVFAFLFVGLRFTPFSANAVLLLIIGPAVLGVGPGAGKPAGVTSKAYWTGFCEGIAAAALAGLVLPLVEVAMERYGRRTGPAARTPPPYSTVMQMQAVMGAAGTIVCLLGMAIKSDFGALRSEAAAFGLGETNYYLVLVWDAVSWQLLNLGIMGLITCASSLLAGIMIAVLLPLSQILAVMFLHEKFDGPKGIALVLSLWGFASYMYGEKVQQKKLEAQKSELLQQQQQVGSKTGDLELAAP, from the coding sequence ATGGCAACCATAACTGCTAGTGCCAGTTCGGCCATGCAAGAAGCAGCGAAGACACcaaccgcctcgccgccccgcgccacagCCGCCTCGACAGCTTCGCCGGCTCGCTACCGGCCGTCGCCGCTGGTCATATTCAGCGCCTGCCTCGTCCTGATCGGCGCCGGCGGGCCGCTCCTGCTGCGGGTCTACTTCGTCCACGGCGGGCAACGCCTGTGGCTCTCCGCGCTGCTCCAGATCTCCGGCTGGCCGCTCCTCCTCCCACCCCTGTGTGTCTCCCTCTTCCGCGGTCGCCGCCACGGTATCGccaacctcctcctccctctccgcctCGTCGTCGCGGCCGCCGTGCTCGGCGGGTTCTACGCCGTGTCCTGCTACGTGTACGCGATGGGGTCGCAGGCGCTGCCGCTGTCCACGTCGTCGCTGCTGCTCGCGACGCAGCTCGCCTTCACCGCCGTGTTCGCGTTCCTCTTCGTCGGGCTCCGCTTCACGCCCTTCTCGGCCAACGCCGTCTTGCTGCTCATCATCGGCCCGGCGGTGCTCGGTGTCGGGCCCGGAGCCGGGAAGCCGGCGGGCGTGACATCCAAGGCATACTGGACCGGGTTCTGCGAGGGCATCGCTGCAGCGGCGCTCGCCGGCCTCGTGCTGCCGCTCGTTGAGGTCGCCATGGAGCGATACGGGCGCCGGACGGGACCCGCCGCGAGGACGCCGCCTCCCTACTCCACGGTGATGCAGATGCAGGCCGTGATGGGCGCCGCCGGCACGATCGTGTGCCTGCTCGGCATGGCCATCAAGAGCGACTTCGGGGCGCTGCGGAGCGAGGCGGCGGCGTTCGGGCTCGGCGAGACCAACTACTACCTGGTGCTCGTGTGGGACGCCGTGTCGTGGCAGCTGCTCAACCTGGGCATCATGGGGCTCATCACGTGCGCCTCCTCGCTCCTGGCAGGCATCATGATCGCCGTCCTCCTGCCGCTTTCCCAGATCCTCGCCGTTATGTTCCTCCACGAGAAGTTCGACGGGCCAAAGGGCATCGCGCTGGTGCTCTCCCTCTGGGGCTTCGCCTCCTACATGTACGGCGAGAAGGTCcagcagaagaagctggaggcGCAGAAGAGCGAgctgctgcagcagcagcagcaggtgggGAGCAAAACCGGAGACCTGGAGCTGGCTGCCCCTTGA